A section of the Scylla paramamosain isolate STU-SP2022 chromosome 33, ASM3559412v1, whole genome shotgun sequence genome encodes:
- the LOC135089686 gene encoding alanine--tRNA ligase, cytoplasmic-like isoform X1, with product MHNKHSMTGDPLDKQNFTSKMKSWEVREAFLDYFRKERAHTYYHSSSTVPHEDPTLLFANAGMNQFKAIFVGSVEPSSPLAGLVRVVNSQKCIRAGGKHNDLDDVGKDVYHHTFFEMLGNWSFGDYFKKEVCTWAWELLVDRFHLPKDRLYVTYFGGSPDQGLEPDLECRQIWLDLGIAAERILPGSMKDNFWEMGETGPCGPCSEIHFDRIGGRDAAHLVNEDDPDVLEIWNLVFMQYNRETDGTLRSLPRKHIDCGMGLERLVSILQGKTSNYDTDLFTPIFAAIQELAGCEPYKGRVGDADTNGVDMAYRVVADHLRTLTVALSDGGMPDNTGRGYVLRRILRRAVRYATEKLGMRPGVLSTLIDVVVALLGKAFPEVTRDPQALKDVIDEEERQFLRTLVRGQRVLERAVKHLGNAGGSSVVPGEVVWRLYDTYGFPPDLTRLMAEERGLGVDETAFEECRQAAQERSRGGQAGQDDVCRLNVHAIDELQGRGIAFTDDAPKYKYKAGPVQEAEYFFDPCKGRVVAIRFEGRFVDAATSGQRCGIVLDRTNFYAESGGQEHDEGFMTKVDDPETEFKVEDVEARGGYVCHLGMVEGNLKVGDEMTLSLDTHRRRHLMNNHTGTHILNYALRQVLTAEADQRGSLVAPDRLRFDFTSRGALTCEEVRCVEEVARAMIEKNQPVFAKTAPLAVAKSIQGLRAVFGEVYPDPVRVVSVGVSVEQLEADPHGPAGASTSVEFCGGTHLLQAGHAGDLLIVSEEAIAKGIRRVVAVTGPEAVRALARAALLQEEISSLKVRVEAERPPLREVVRQVTALLDQVNTAQIQHWRREELRRQLELIKRVEADAERARKAAISKQAVQATRELLASNPDVAYIVVELPAFAQNKVLNDALKELRGGPPALFLSADPDAGKILAMAAVSSKDVARGLKANEWVKHLEPLLSGRGGGKPESAQVSGSKVAAMPEALKMAHSFAQEKLGCAPVTLELPAAALEKAANAANAAPRQKPEGYEDAFRPTTSVPLLYGASSSVLSLPAVIAAQFADIKLKMVDKFQMGVSNTKPQYIDLFGRETVPSLLLPEGSTITGSMGATWFLASDAMRGHDPIGQAQVLAWMTTAESHLLPLVAAALGKQGGAKGAQKSLDQELRHMEAYLLHHTYLAGERLSLADVYVFSVLAPAVKGGLVAGGRDGLPAVMRWYKTILNQPKLYDLPVVQAAGPPKPAY from the exons A TGCACAACAAGCACAGCATGACTGGGGACCCGCTGGACAAGCAGAATTTCACGA gcAAGATGAAGAGCTGGGAGGTTCGCGAGGCCTTCCTGGACTACTTCCGTAAGGAGCGTGCTCACACCTACTATCACAGCTCCTCAACGGTGCCCCATGAGGACCCCACGTTGCTCTTCGCTAATGCGGGCATGAACCAGTTCAAGGCCATCTTTGTGGGATCAGTGGAACCTAGCAGTCCCTTAGCAGGCCTGGTGCGAGTGGTCAACTCCCAGAAGTGTATTCGAGCTGGTGGGAAGCACAATGACCTGGACGATGTGGGTAAGGACGTCTACCACCACACATTCTTTGAGATGTTGGGCAACTGGTCCTTTGGGGACTACTTCAAGAAGGAGGTGTGTACTTGGGCCTGGGAGTTGCTGGTGGATCGATTCCATCTCCCAAAGGACCGGCTGTATGTAACTTACTTTGGTGGCAGCCCTGACCAGGGCCTGGAGCCCGATCTGGAGTGCCGTCAGATCTGGCTTGATCTCGGCATTGCAGCAGAGCGTATCCTACCTGGCAGTATGAAAGATAATTTCTGGGAAATGGGGGAAACAGGGCCTTGTGGGCCGTGCTCTGAGATCCACTTTGATCGCATAGGTGGCCGTGATGCTGCTCACCTGGTTAATGAGGATGACCCAGATGTACTGGAGATCTGGAACCTGGTTTTCATGCAGTACAATCGTGAGACTGACGGCACCCTGCGCAGCTTGCCTAGGAAGCACATTGACTGTGGGATGGGGCTGGAACGACTTGTGTCAATATTACAGGGCAAGACTTCCAACTATGACACTGACCTCTTCACACCCATCTTTGCAGCCATCCAGGAATTGGCTGGCTGTGAGCCATATAAAGGGAGAGTGGGTGATGCAGACACTAATGGTGTGGACATGGCATACCGTGTGGTGGCTGACCACTTGCGCACCCTGACAGTTGCCCTGAGTGATGGTGGGATGCCGGACAATACGGGGCGTGGGTACGTACTGCGGCGGATCCTGCGTCGTGCCGTACGTTATGCTACAGAGAAATTGGGTATGCGGCCAGGCGTGCTGAGCACCTTGattgatgtggtggtggcgctgcttGGGAAGGCTTTCCCTGAGGTGACTCGTGACCCTCAGGCACTGAAAGATGTGattgatgaagaggagaggcagtTTCTGCGGACACTGGTGCGAGGCCAGAGGGTACTAGAACGTGCTGTGAAGCACTTAGGGAATGCAGGTGGCAGTAGCGTGGTACCAGGTGAGGTTGTGTGGCGCCTGTATGACACTTATGGCTTCCCTCCTGATTTGACACGTCTCATGGCTGAGGAGCGAGGCTTAGGTGTGGATGAAACAGCCTTTGAGGAGTGCCGGCAGGCAGCTCAGGAACGTTCCCGTGGGGGTCAGGCAGGCCAGGATGATGTTTGTCGCCTCAACGTGCACGCCATTGATGAGCTGCAGGGCCGTGGCATTGCCTTCACTGATGACGCCcctaaatacaaatacaaagccGGCCCTGTCCAAGAAGCAGAGTACTTCTTTGATCCATGCAAGGGCCGCGTGGTGGCCATCCGATTTGAGGGCCGATTTGTGGATGCTGCAACCTCAGGACAGCGCTGTGGCATTGTACTGGATCGAACCAACTTTTATGCTGAGAGTGGTGGGCAAGAACATGATGAAGGCTTCATGACAAAGGTAGATGACCCTGAGACAGAGTTTAaggtggaggatgtggaggcCCGTGGCGGCTACGTGTGTCACCTAGGCATGGTTGAAGGTAACTTGAAGGTGGGTGACGAGATGACCTTGTCCCTTGATACTCACCGCCGCCGACACCTTATGAACAACCACACAGGGACCCATATCCTAAACTATGCCTTACGGCAAGTGCTCACCGCTGAAGCAGACCAGCGAGGCTCCTTGGTGGCTCCAGATCGCTTGCGCTTTGACTTCACAAGTCGTGGTGCGTTGACCTGTGAGGAAGTGCGCTGTGTGGAGGAAGTGGCCCGTGCCATGATAGAGAAGAACCAGCCTGTGTTTGCCAAGACAGCCCCACTTGCTGTGGCAAAAAGCATTCAGGGTCTGCGTGCTGTGTTTGGGGAAGTGTACCCTGATCCAGTGCGGGTGGTATCCGTGGGCGTATCCGTGGAGCAACTGGAGGCTGACCCTCACGGACCTGCCGGAGCTTCCACTAGCGTAGAGTTCTGTGGTGGCACACATTTATTGCAGGCAGGCCATGCAGGGGATCTGCTCATTGTGAGTGAGGAAGCAATTGCCAAGGGCATTCGACGGGTGGTGGCTGTGACTGGCCCCGAGGCTGTCCGTGCTCTTGCCCGTGCTGCACTCCTGCAGGAAGAGATTAGCAGCCTGAAGGTGCGGGTGGAGGCAGAGCGACCGCCGCTGCGTGAGGTGGTGCGGCAGGTGACTGCATTGCTGGACCAGGTCAACACTGCCCAGATCCAACACTGGCGGCGAGAGGAGCTGCGCCGCCAGCTGGAACTCATCAAGCGGGTCGAAGCGGATGCTGAGCGAGCCCGCAAGGCTGCCATCTCAAAGCAGGCTGTGCAGGCCACCCGTGAACTGCTGGCCTCCAACCCTGATGTGGCATACATAGTGGTAGAGTTGCCGGCATTTGCTCAGAATAAGGTGCTGAATGATGCTCTGAAAGAGTTGCGTGGTGGTCCTCCGGCTCTTTTCCTCAGTGCTGACCCTGATGCTGGCAAGATTCTGGCCATGGCAGCAGTTTCCTCGAAGGATGTGGCCCGTGGCTTGAAGGCTAATGAATGGGTGAAGCATTTGGAGCCTTTGCTGTCTGGCCGTGGTGGAGGAAAGCCAGAGTCTGCACAGGTGAGTGGCTCAAAGGTAGCTGCTATGCCTGAGGCGCTGAAGATGGCACACAGCTTTGCTCAAGAGAAGCTGGGCTGTGCTCCAGTCACATTAGAGCTACCTGCTGCAGCCCTGGAGAAGGCTGCCAATGCTGCCAATGCTGCCCCACGTCAAAAGCCCGAAGGCTATGAAGATGCATTCCGACCTACTACAAGTGTGCCTCTGCTCTATGGGGCATCGAGCAGTGTGCTGTCCCTGCCAGCAGTGATAGCAGCTCAGTTTGCTGACATCAAGTTAAAGATGGTGGACAAATTCCAGATGGGTGTCAGCAATACCAAGCCACAGTACATAGACCTGTTTGGGCGAGAAACTGTGCCTAGCCTGCTGCTGCCTGAGGGCTCCACCATCACGGGTAGTATGGGTGCTACCTGGTTCTTGGCTTCTGATGCCATGCGGGGCCACGACCCCATAGGCCAGGCACAGGTCCTGGCCTGGATGACCACGGCAGAGTCCCATCTTTTGCCACTGGTTGCTGCTGCCCTGGGGAAGCAGGGTGGGGCCAAAGGTGCACAGAAAAGTCTGGACCAGGAGCTGCGGCACATGGAGGCTTATCTGCTGCACCACACTTACCTGGCTGGAGAGCGGCTTAGTCTGGCTGATGTGTACGTGTTCTCCGTCCTGGCACCTGCTGTCAAGGGTGGCCTGGTGGCCGGGGGTCGTGATGGTCTGCCTGCTGTGATGCGCTGGTACAAGACTATATTAAATCAACCCAAGTTATATGATCTCCCTGTTGTGCAGGCAGCTGGCCCCCCTAAGCCTGCATACTAA
- the LOC135089685 gene encoding uncharacterized protein LOC135089685 isoform X2, translating to MSRVDEISSKRRRRRRRRHTTLPSPADDLQLLQTEAQKKYFEEVRAVDSSRCGHRMVCEVAARAAKGLSLLPEEIFILKVLWHQQEQQKGQGGAREEYEAATQTGYRGTSCSATYSSCPYSARQLMAVVNVISTQLQEEERR from the exons ATGTCACGGGTTGATGAGATATCcagcaaaagaagaaggaggaggaggaggagacatactacccttccttctccagCTGACGACCTCCAACTcctccag ACGGAGGCGCAGAAGAAGTACTTCGAGGAGGTGCGGGCTGTGGACTCATCCCGCTGCGGCCACAGAATGGTATGTGAGGTGGCTGCCCGCGCCGCTAAGGGCCTCTCACTACTGCCGGAGGAAATATTCATCCTGAAGGTGTTGTG GcaccagcaggagcagcagaaggGGCAGGGCGGCGCCAGGGAGGAGTACGAGGCAGCAACACAGACAGGTTACCGAGGGACCTCCTGCAGCGCCACCTACAGCAGCTGCCCCTACTCGGCTCGGCAACTAATGGCAGTGGTGAACGTGATTTCGACTCaactgcaggaggaagagagaagatag
- the LOC135089686 gene encoding alanine--tRNA ligase, cytoplasmic-like isoform X2: MKSWEVREAFLDYFRKERAHTYYHSSSTVPHEDPTLLFANAGMNQFKAIFVGSVEPSSPLAGLVRVVNSQKCIRAGGKHNDLDDVGKDVYHHTFFEMLGNWSFGDYFKKEVCTWAWELLVDRFHLPKDRLYVTYFGGSPDQGLEPDLECRQIWLDLGIAAERILPGSMKDNFWEMGETGPCGPCSEIHFDRIGGRDAAHLVNEDDPDVLEIWNLVFMQYNRETDGTLRSLPRKHIDCGMGLERLVSILQGKTSNYDTDLFTPIFAAIQELAGCEPYKGRVGDADTNGVDMAYRVVADHLRTLTVALSDGGMPDNTGRGYVLRRILRRAVRYATEKLGMRPGVLSTLIDVVVALLGKAFPEVTRDPQALKDVIDEEERQFLRTLVRGQRVLERAVKHLGNAGGSSVVPGEVVWRLYDTYGFPPDLTRLMAEERGLGVDETAFEECRQAAQERSRGGQAGQDDVCRLNVHAIDELQGRGIAFTDDAPKYKYKAGPVQEAEYFFDPCKGRVVAIRFEGRFVDAATSGQRCGIVLDRTNFYAESGGQEHDEGFMTKVDDPETEFKVEDVEARGGYVCHLGMVEGNLKVGDEMTLSLDTHRRRHLMNNHTGTHILNYALRQVLTAEADQRGSLVAPDRLRFDFTSRGALTCEEVRCVEEVARAMIEKNQPVFAKTAPLAVAKSIQGLRAVFGEVYPDPVRVVSVGVSVEQLEADPHGPAGASTSVEFCGGTHLLQAGHAGDLLIVSEEAIAKGIRRVVAVTGPEAVRALARAALLQEEISSLKVRVEAERPPLREVVRQVTALLDQVNTAQIQHWRREELRRQLELIKRVEADAERARKAAISKQAVQATRELLASNPDVAYIVVELPAFAQNKVLNDALKELRGGPPALFLSADPDAGKILAMAAVSSKDVARGLKANEWVKHLEPLLSGRGGGKPESAQVSGSKVAAMPEALKMAHSFAQEKLGCAPVTLELPAAALEKAANAANAAPRQKPEGYEDAFRPTTSVPLLYGASSSVLSLPAVIAAQFADIKLKMVDKFQMGVSNTKPQYIDLFGRETVPSLLLPEGSTITGSMGATWFLASDAMRGHDPIGQAQVLAWMTTAESHLLPLVAAALGKQGGAKGAQKSLDQELRHMEAYLLHHTYLAGERLSLADVYVFSVLAPAVKGGLVAGGRDGLPAVMRWYKTILNQPKLYDLPVVQAAGPPKPAY; encoded by the coding sequence ATGAAGAGCTGGGAGGTTCGCGAGGCCTTCCTGGACTACTTCCGTAAGGAGCGTGCTCACACCTACTATCACAGCTCCTCAACGGTGCCCCATGAGGACCCCACGTTGCTCTTCGCTAATGCGGGCATGAACCAGTTCAAGGCCATCTTTGTGGGATCAGTGGAACCTAGCAGTCCCTTAGCAGGCCTGGTGCGAGTGGTCAACTCCCAGAAGTGTATTCGAGCTGGTGGGAAGCACAATGACCTGGACGATGTGGGTAAGGACGTCTACCACCACACATTCTTTGAGATGTTGGGCAACTGGTCCTTTGGGGACTACTTCAAGAAGGAGGTGTGTACTTGGGCCTGGGAGTTGCTGGTGGATCGATTCCATCTCCCAAAGGACCGGCTGTATGTAACTTACTTTGGTGGCAGCCCTGACCAGGGCCTGGAGCCCGATCTGGAGTGCCGTCAGATCTGGCTTGATCTCGGCATTGCAGCAGAGCGTATCCTACCTGGCAGTATGAAAGATAATTTCTGGGAAATGGGGGAAACAGGGCCTTGTGGGCCGTGCTCTGAGATCCACTTTGATCGCATAGGTGGCCGTGATGCTGCTCACCTGGTTAATGAGGATGACCCAGATGTACTGGAGATCTGGAACCTGGTTTTCATGCAGTACAATCGTGAGACTGACGGCACCCTGCGCAGCTTGCCTAGGAAGCACATTGACTGTGGGATGGGGCTGGAACGACTTGTGTCAATATTACAGGGCAAGACTTCCAACTATGACACTGACCTCTTCACACCCATCTTTGCAGCCATCCAGGAATTGGCTGGCTGTGAGCCATATAAAGGGAGAGTGGGTGATGCAGACACTAATGGTGTGGACATGGCATACCGTGTGGTGGCTGACCACTTGCGCACCCTGACAGTTGCCCTGAGTGATGGTGGGATGCCGGACAATACGGGGCGTGGGTACGTACTGCGGCGGATCCTGCGTCGTGCCGTACGTTATGCTACAGAGAAATTGGGTATGCGGCCAGGCGTGCTGAGCACCTTGattgatgtggtggtggcgctgcttGGGAAGGCTTTCCCTGAGGTGACTCGTGACCCTCAGGCACTGAAAGATGTGattgatgaagaggagaggcagtTTCTGCGGACACTGGTGCGAGGCCAGAGGGTACTAGAACGTGCTGTGAAGCACTTAGGGAATGCAGGTGGCAGTAGCGTGGTACCAGGTGAGGTTGTGTGGCGCCTGTATGACACTTATGGCTTCCCTCCTGATTTGACACGTCTCATGGCTGAGGAGCGAGGCTTAGGTGTGGATGAAACAGCCTTTGAGGAGTGCCGGCAGGCAGCTCAGGAACGTTCCCGTGGGGGTCAGGCAGGCCAGGATGATGTTTGTCGCCTCAACGTGCACGCCATTGATGAGCTGCAGGGCCGTGGCATTGCCTTCACTGATGACGCCcctaaatacaaatacaaagccGGCCCTGTCCAAGAAGCAGAGTACTTCTTTGATCCATGCAAGGGCCGCGTGGTGGCCATCCGATTTGAGGGCCGATTTGTGGATGCTGCAACCTCAGGACAGCGCTGTGGCATTGTACTGGATCGAACCAACTTTTATGCTGAGAGTGGTGGGCAAGAACATGATGAAGGCTTCATGACAAAGGTAGATGACCCTGAGACAGAGTTTAaggtggaggatgtggaggcCCGTGGCGGCTACGTGTGTCACCTAGGCATGGTTGAAGGTAACTTGAAGGTGGGTGACGAGATGACCTTGTCCCTTGATACTCACCGCCGCCGACACCTTATGAACAACCACACAGGGACCCATATCCTAAACTATGCCTTACGGCAAGTGCTCACCGCTGAAGCAGACCAGCGAGGCTCCTTGGTGGCTCCAGATCGCTTGCGCTTTGACTTCACAAGTCGTGGTGCGTTGACCTGTGAGGAAGTGCGCTGTGTGGAGGAAGTGGCCCGTGCCATGATAGAGAAGAACCAGCCTGTGTTTGCCAAGACAGCCCCACTTGCTGTGGCAAAAAGCATTCAGGGTCTGCGTGCTGTGTTTGGGGAAGTGTACCCTGATCCAGTGCGGGTGGTATCCGTGGGCGTATCCGTGGAGCAACTGGAGGCTGACCCTCACGGACCTGCCGGAGCTTCCACTAGCGTAGAGTTCTGTGGTGGCACACATTTATTGCAGGCAGGCCATGCAGGGGATCTGCTCATTGTGAGTGAGGAAGCAATTGCCAAGGGCATTCGACGGGTGGTGGCTGTGACTGGCCCCGAGGCTGTCCGTGCTCTTGCCCGTGCTGCACTCCTGCAGGAAGAGATTAGCAGCCTGAAGGTGCGGGTGGAGGCAGAGCGACCGCCGCTGCGTGAGGTGGTGCGGCAGGTGACTGCATTGCTGGACCAGGTCAACACTGCCCAGATCCAACACTGGCGGCGAGAGGAGCTGCGCCGCCAGCTGGAACTCATCAAGCGGGTCGAAGCGGATGCTGAGCGAGCCCGCAAGGCTGCCATCTCAAAGCAGGCTGTGCAGGCCACCCGTGAACTGCTGGCCTCCAACCCTGATGTGGCATACATAGTGGTAGAGTTGCCGGCATTTGCTCAGAATAAGGTGCTGAATGATGCTCTGAAAGAGTTGCGTGGTGGTCCTCCGGCTCTTTTCCTCAGTGCTGACCCTGATGCTGGCAAGATTCTGGCCATGGCAGCAGTTTCCTCGAAGGATGTGGCCCGTGGCTTGAAGGCTAATGAATGGGTGAAGCATTTGGAGCCTTTGCTGTCTGGCCGTGGTGGAGGAAAGCCAGAGTCTGCACAGGTGAGTGGCTCAAAGGTAGCTGCTATGCCTGAGGCGCTGAAGATGGCACACAGCTTTGCTCAAGAGAAGCTGGGCTGTGCTCCAGTCACATTAGAGCTACCTGCTGCAGCCCTGGAGAAGGCTGCCAATGCTGCCAATGCTGCCCCACGTCAAAAGCCCGAAGGCTATGAAGATGCATTCCGACCTACTACAAGTGTGCCTCTGCTCTATGGGGCATCGAGCAGTGTGCTGTCCCTGCCAGCAGTGATAGCAGCTCAGTTTGCTGACATCAAGTTAAAGATGGTGGACAAATTCCAGATGGGTGTCAGCAATACCAAGCCACAGTACATAGACCTGTTTGGGCGAGAAACTGTGCCTAGCCTGCTGCTGCCTGAGGGCTCCACCATCACGGGTAGTATGGGTGCTACCTGGTTCTTGGCTTCTGATGCCATGCGGGGCCACGACCCCATAGGCCAGGCACAGGTCCTGGCCTGGATGACCACGGCAGAGTCCCATCTTTTGCCACTGGTTGCTGCTGCCCTGGGGAAGCAGGGTGGGGCCAAAGGTGCACAGAAAAGTCTGGACCAGGAGCTGCGGCACATGGAGGCTTATCTGCTGCACCACACTTACCTGGCTGGAGAGCGGCTTAGTCTGGCTGATGTGTACGTGTTCTCCGTCCTGGCACCTGCTGTCAAGGGTGGCCTGGTGGCCGGGGGTCGTGATGGTCTGCCTGCTGTGATGCGCTGGTACAAGACTATATTAAATCAACCCAAGTTATATGATCTCCCTGTTGTGCAGGCAGCTGGCCCCCCTAAGCCTGCATACTAA
- the LOC135089685 gene encoding uncharacterized protein LOC135089685 isoform X1, whose protein sequence is MSRVDEISSKRRRRRRRRHTTLPSPADDLQLLQQTEAQKKYFEEVRAVDSSRCGHRMVCEVAARAAKGLSLLPEEIFILKVLWHQQEQQKGQGGAREEYEAATQTGYRGTSCSATYSSCPYSARQLMAVVNVISTQLQEEERR, encoded by the exons ATGTCACGGGTTGATGAGATATCcagcaaaagaagaaggaggaggaggaggagacatactacccttccttctccagCTGACGACCTCCAACTcctccag CAGACGGAGGCGCAGAAGAAGTACTTCGAGGAGGTGCGGGCTGTGGACTCATCCCGCTGCGGCCACAGAATGGTATGTGAGGTGGCTGCCCGCGCCGCTAAGGGCCTCTCACTACTGCCGGAGGAAATATTCATCCTGAAGGTGTTGTG GcaccagcaggagcagcagaaggGGCAGGGCGGCGCCAGGGAGGAGTACGAGGCAGCAACACAGACAGGTTACCGAGGGACCTCCTGCAGCGCCACCTACAGCAGCTGCCCCTACTCGGCTCGGCAACTAATGGCAGTGGTGAACGTGATTTCGACTCaactgcaggaggaagagagaagatag